TTATTATGCGAATCAATTAATCTATACTTCAATTCTTTTCTTGATAAAGAAGACGAAGTATCTCCCGATTTTTTAGCTAAAGCTATACGTATGGGAGAGATAGCCATATCAGACTATAAAAAGAACAATCCCAACAAGAGAGGAATAAACACTACCTTTTCTTTATTCTTCCTTGCCTCCGACTGTATATATATATGTCAGATTGGCAATAGCCACATTTATCAAATAAGAGATAATCTTATTACACATAAGTATATAGACTTGTCCGACCAAGTGATAAGGGGTGCTGATTATCCTGTAAAAATAAATTTAATATCCTTAACCGACATCAAAGCTAATGATCAGTTTTTTATTTGTCAGGGTAATTTAACGACATCAGACGAAGATAGCATCATCAATATACTATCTGAATTTGCAAGCTCTGACGAAAAGTTATTACAAATAAAGAATTATTATCTAAATAAATATAAGAGTCATTTTTCGGGTCATCTAATACCCATAAAAGAGGTAAAAGAAGAACAATCGTTCAAACAAAGAGTTAATGCTCTTGTGTATTCTTTCATTTAAGTAATTATGAATAAAAATTTAATTCCCAAAACAGTTAAGCTATTAACTATTGATCATAAAGATAAATACCCTAACATTCCTATTCACGAACAGCGAATGCCTTCTTTAGAGTGTTTAACTGAAATAGTAGAAGTAATACGCTCTATAGTTTTTCCTGGATACTTTGGCAACTCATTAGTAAATAATATTTCTATATCGTACAACACCGGCGTTTGTTTACAAAGACTTGCTTTTCTTTTATCTTCTCAAATAAACGATGCTCTACTTTTCAAATCAGAAGAAGTAGATTATATAAAAACAAAAGAAATAGCTAACAATTTAACGTCTGCCTTTATTACAAAGCTACCTGAAATAAAAGAAATGTTATCTGATGATGTGGGTGCTATCTTAAACAACGACCCTTCTGCTACAAACTTAGGAGAAGTAATTTTCTGTTATCCAGCTATAAAAGCAATCTTAAACTATAGAGTAGCTCACGAGTTGTATTTATTAGAAGTTCCTCTACTACCAAGAATGATTTCAGAAATGGCCCACTCAGAAACAGGAATCGATATTCACCCTGGAGCACAGATAGGTAAAAGCTTTGCTATTGACCATGGTACAGGTATAGTTATAGGGCAAACAACTATAATAGGCAATAACGTTACCTTATATCAGGGGGTAACATTAGGTGCTAAGAATTTTACTTTAGACGACGAAGGACATCCAATGGACATAGCTCGCCACCCAATATTAGAAGATAATGTTACTGTTTATTCTAACTCATCTATTTTAGGAAGAATAACTATAGGTAAGGGTACAATAATAGGCGGTAACGTCTGGTTGACCCATA
This sequence is a window from Dysgonomonadaceae bacterium PH5-43. Protein-coding genes within it:
- a CDS encoding serine O-acetyltransferase (product_source=KO:K00640; cath_funfam=1.10.3130.10,2.160.10.10; cog=COG1045; ko=KO:K00640; superfamily=51161; tigrfam=TIGR01172), which produces MNKNLIPKTVKLLTIDHKDKYPNIPIHEQRMPSLECLTEIVEVIRSIVFPGYFGNSLVNNISISYNTGVCLQRLAFLLSSQINDALLFKSEEVDYIKTKEIANNLTSAFITKLPEIKEMLSDDVGAILNNDPSATNLGEVIFCYPAIKAILNYRVAHELYLLEVPLLPRMISEMAHSETGIDIHPGAQIGKSFAIDHGTGIVIGQTTIIGNNVTLYQGVTLGAKNFTLDDEGHPMDIARHPILEDNVTVYSNSSILGRITIGKGTIIGGNVWLTHSVPPNSKIQQTRCSEEC
- a CDS encoding hypothetical protein (product_source=Hypo-rule applied; cath_funfam=3.60.40.10; superfamily=81606) is translated as MSILIHKPFSISETETGIKNSDIIYPNSDSVNKRDRLFITCGNNNSDIAGKLLCESINLYFNSFLDKEDEVSPDFLAKAIRMGEIAISDYKKNNPNKRGINTTFSLFFLASDCIYICQIGNSHIYQIRDNLITHKYIDLSDQVIRGADYPVKINLISLTDIKANDQFFICQGNLTTSDEDSIINILSEFASSDEKLLQIKNYYLNKYKSHFSGHLIPIKEVKEEQSFKQRVNALVYSFI